A segment of the Candidatus Izimaplasma bacterium HR1 genome:
TGCTGGTGTATATTATGTAAATTACACTGCTGCGGATCCTTCTGGAAACCAAACTTTAAAAACTTTACAAGTAACAATTACAGCTGCTCCTGATACAGGATGTTTCGGATCATTTGGATTAGGAAGCTCAATTGGACTTATCGTTGCTGCTATTGCTGGTGGTGCCGTATTATTCTTTGTTAGAAAACAAAAATAAAAATTAATAGGAGGAATATATAGTATGAAAAGAATTGCCTTATTATTCGCTACTCTTATATTCGTCTTAACCCTTGCTGCTTGTGGTGGAGAGACTGTACAGCCTACTCCGCCTACAATCGCTGGGATTAGTGATGGTGGGACAATCGAAGTTAAAGTAGGAACAATTGCTTTAGATTTAGCTTCTATCACTGCTACAGATGATGAAGGAAATAGCGTTGATGTAACAATTAACGGAAACTTCAACTTAAATGAAGTTGGAGAATATGATGTAGTACTTAGTGCTACTGATGGAGATGGACTTCGTGTTGCGTTTAATGTAACTGTTCGTGTAGTTGCTTTAACATGTGAAGAAGATCCAACTCAAGAAATTTGTAAAACACCTTTAGATCTTGCAAGAGAAGAATTTGAAGGTACAATTTACAATGTTGATGAAGATAGTAATGGTGTTGCCGATTGGGAAGAAGATACAATTGAATTGTCAATGGGTTGGAGCTATTACGAAATCGAAGGTACAGATAACCCTGTTTGGTCTTCAATCCAGAAATTTATGGAAGTATATCCAAACATTACTGTAACTCGTGATGAAAGATTTACAACAGGTTGGGAAGATGGAGATAATGGTTTATTACTACTTCAAGAGTCTGCTCTTTTAGAAGGAAGTTTACCAGATATTTACTTTAATCCTAAAGCTGCTGAAACATATGATAAAGGAATGACTTTAGATTTAAATCCTTATATTAGAACTGATGAAGAAGCACAAATGATTACACCAAATGCATTAGCGGGTATGATGACTTATGATAACCGCGAAATGTGGGGTATTCCTTGGCAAGGTGTTGGACCATTAGTAGTTGTAAATACTAGTTTATTAGCTGAGTATGGACTTACAGCTCCTGGATACGACTGGACTTATGCTGAGTATGAAGCTTTACGTGCTGTATTAGGAAATTTAAATACTAATGATGAATGTGTATTCCCAGGTGTTATTGACTTTAGTTTATTTGGTGCTAACTACTTTGATGGTGTACCAGGTGGATATAAAGGATATAATATCGAAACACAAAGATTTGATTTTGCAAGTGCTACAAACTACGGTACATGGTTACAAACTGTAGCTACAGAAGCAATTTCAGGTTGGCATTTCTATGATTTAGAAGAAACTGCACGTGAAGAAAAATGTCCGGGAATCGCTGATTCTTGGGTAGGTGGAAAACGTGCAATCAATACAATGTACTTATATGAATTTAACGCAAAAGTTAATGAAATGGTAAGTAGAGGATTCGATATTGATATCTATCCATATCCTGAAGCGCCTACGGGTGGAGAAACTGCGACATTTACATATCATGACTACTATTCAATGTCAAAATTATTAGAAGCTGATAGAGTAAAAGCAGAAGCTGCATTCCAATTAATCAAATGGTTAACATTTGGTGAAGAAGGATTACAAGCTAGATGGGACTTAATTGATGAATTAAATGTTCCTGATGGTGAAGGAAATAGCCCATTTGTTAATGGAGATTTATATTTAATGAACTATGTTCAAGGTTGGCCAATAACTTCTAACCCTGATGCATTAGCTAATCATCCATTAGTAAAAGGATTTGCAACAGATTCAGGTGGTTTAGACATCTTTAACTTTGCTGCATTCCAAATTGAGGACTTCCAATATCAATTATCAAATGCAAACCCATATCCTCGTCAAATACCTGCATTCGCAAGTGTTGCTAACGAGTTTGATCCATGGGATATTAAAGATAAAATGCGTGACGAAAGCTTAAGCTGGGGTGACGTATGGTTAGAATACGAAACTGATCTAAATGATCAAATCGTTGATTTCTTACAATATTATTACACAGTTGGAGACGACGAATAATAATTTTAAGAGAAGAATCATAAAAAATAAATGACCAATGACTCTTCAAGGTTACTTGAAGAGCCGTTGGTTTATTATTGAACAGGAGTGAGTGTTATGAAAAAAATACTAATATTTACTCTATTACTTTCATTAATATTCGGAGCATGTATATTCGTAGATAATCACAATGCAGAGGTGTATGGTGAGGATAAAGACCTAAGTAGCGTTAAACTTTCTGAGATAAATTCAGCAAGTACGACTTACGTTGAAGGCTACGATGAGAGTAGTAGTTATTATGGAGTGTATACTAATTGGTTAGAAGTCGAAGGAACTTTGCCAAGTGAAGTATATATTATAGAATCATCAGATATAACTGGTGGAGAGGTTATCTTTGGACAAGATAGCAATGGGTATGGTAAAAATGTTATCAAAGCTAACCCATTAGACGAAATCGAGTTTGAAGTTACAACAACGAATGAAGGACTATATGAAATTTATTTTGATTATTACCTTCTGGAGGAAACTTTACTAAGACCAACTATCAGTCTTAAAATAAATGATGAATTACAATATAACGAAATGGCAAATATAGAAGTACCAACAAAATGGCTAATCGATGATGAGCCTGTTTTTGATCGTTTTGGTGATGAATTAACACCAAACAGTGAATTAGAAAACAGTTGGGGTAGTTTTGCCGTTAGTGATCCTAACTACTATTTTGTAGAACCATTAAAAGTTTATTTACCTGAGGGAGTTAGCGTAGTATCTATTACAACTAATGAAGGATATGTTCTTTACGGAGATATCACAATTGGTAATTTATACGAAGCACCTTCAGCATATTCCGAATATTTAAATGATCAACCCGCAGGTAGTTCAAATGTTTCAACAATTGAACTAGCCGCAGAACGTTATACATACGAATCAAGACAAAATATAAGATCTAAATTTATGAGAGATCCTTCATTAACACCTTATTCTTATAAAAACAGAGTTTTAAATGTCCTTGATCAAACTAGTTACCGCAAGAGTGGGGATGGTGTAACTTACCTTTTCACTGTAGAAGAAACTGGATACTACAATATTTCACTTAAATATATGCAAAGTGAAAACGACGAATTAGATAGTAAAAGAGCTATCTATATTGATGGTGAAATACCTTTTGAAGAATTAGAAAGTTATGCTTTTGGATTTACCCGTTCATGGAAAACAGAAACATTAAGTGATGGAGAAAGTCCTTATCAAATATATTTAGAAGCAGGAGAACATTCGATTACTTTAAAAGTAATTAATCATGAAATTAGAGACGTATATCACCGTTTATTACAAGTTTTAAATCACATTGATGATTTATCTAGAGAAATAAATAAAATCACTGGTGGATTAACCGACCGTGATCGTGATTATAAACTAGCAATCTATATGCCAACGTTAGTCGAAGAGTTAAATGATATTAAGGCAGAAATATTAATCGCAAAAACTGAGTTTATCGAGATTTATGATGACGATAATCTATCGATTATTAATGAATTAGATTTATGTGTTAAGTACTTAAACGAATTTATTGATGATCCTGATGAAATTCCCCCTTATAAATCAAGATTTAATGAAGGTGAAGGTTCTGTTTATGGTAGAATTAATGTTATTTTACCAAGACTGATTGATTCACCGTTGCAATT
Coding sequences within it:
- a CDS encoding maltose ABC transporter periplasmic protein, whose protein sequence is MKKILIFTLLLSLIFGACIFVDNHNAEVYGEDKDLSSVKLSEINSASTTYVEGYDESSSYYGVYTNWLEVEGTLPSEVYIIESSDITGGEVIFGQDSNGYGKNVIKANPLDEIEFEVTTTNEGLYEIYFDYYLLEETLLRPTISLKINDELQYNEMANIEVPTKWLIDDEPVFDRFGDELTPNSELENSWGSFAVSDPNYYFVEPLKVYLPEGVSVVSITTNEGYVLYGDITIGNLYEAPSAYSEYLNDQPAGSSNVSTIELAAERYTYESRQNIRSKFMRDPSLTPYSYKNRVLNVLDQTSYRKSGDGVTYLFTVEETGYYNISLKYMQSENDELDSKRAIYIDGEIPFEELESYAFGFTRSWKTETLSDGESPYQIYLEAGEHSITLKVINHEIRDVYHRLLQVLNHIDDLSREINKITGGLTDRDRDYKLAIYMPTLVEELNDIKAEILIAKTEFIEIYDDDNLSIINELDLCVKYLNEFIDDPDEIPPYKSRFNEGEGSVYGRINVILPRLIDSPLQLDAIYMHSEDVELPNTNANIFVKAWEGIRAFTYSFFDPKYNEAAKVDEDTVEIWVRGSRLYIQVMQRMVDETFTPETGIKVQLSVMPDENKIVLANAANTTPDAAMGLTVTRPFEFAIRGMVEDLSLMDGFYDLVSEFNMNSFIPFIYEEGVYSLPETMDVKLLFYRTDILEFLDVEPPQTWEEVVSLIPLMQKYNYTFYTPLGGDNAFKTFGETTPFIYQHSGIIYNETGDKVLLNEGGAYDAFEFMTDLFSVYNIPITTSNFFQKFRDGQTPIGIGDGNTYIQLKYAAPELAGQWAVMPIPGIEYEDKDETTCGGPLTDGRCIERWDPTFGTSSVIFKDTDKQDIAWEYFKWWFKSDIQSDFTYQLQSLLGDEFLHMTANVEAFKTSAWPSDSKYEILEQWEWVRTTGKVPGDYLVERELSNAWNKVVNDGTNPRVAIDDAVIIINRELKRKLTEFGYYEDGVRIKDFLVPTSDNIHLWMIEGSDE